The Actinocatenispora sera genome has a window encoding:
- a CDS encoding DUF4091 domain-containing protein: MTTTDSAGASRREVLSLGAALGAGLALGAGATLLPGAPASAAPGRPRTAGGLRYWLPANTSKVLRDESPTGAPGTIELSAAGNEYESAQLLLRAAGDPLEATVSVSGLRGPHGALPADAVELFRQHYIQVTAPENTRYPAGWYPDALVPLRSGGTVPVTAGQNQGLWLRVRVPAGQAAGPYTGALSITAAGTTLRIPVHLTVRDFDLPVTTSAPTAFTIWYDQVAWAHGVTAGTEEYAALMDRYYWFQVEQRLFPDDLPIGTDLAPAEWAERAEPYLTDERVRCFRIPYYGGDILGRTAQLVGILRAKGLLHKGFFYLGGLIDEPKPADYDRVRELCRQVEQIAPEVPHVVTTTPVAALADDVATWCVPFGHYGQPMTDWVRSAGKHAWWYPLVGTSWPLPSVFIDDSLLGTRLIGWLQHDLGIEGLLYWSTTIFEKWNGTAYVPRDTWADPTGYPKTNGDGFLLYPGKQVGIDGPVGTLRAEALRDGLEDLEYLVLWESRIAAVTDRLGLGDALDHRAVTRPVFDRLYTALNDYTEDPARLAAARDEVAGQIVDLARGVPALVTVPSAVEHGVLVDVYAAATTRVRVNGRHAVRHRAAGDAAVWRAALPLPAGVHQLDIELTDGARRSHQHRQVLVAAPEPALRTVPVNDFETDADLTRMTLNHVTVTRSDQHATSGSCSLAATYPANVAWPGISFDAAKHLGGADWSAHHYLAFDAYNPNDGVPPVLYAKFHGADGSADDKHPVWFAPGANEIRIDLHRVTIDRTAVGRLELYGFQSFDPVPLFLDNLRFLDES; the protein is encoded by the coding sequence GTGACCACAACGGATTCGGCCGGCGCGAGCCGGCGCGAGGTCCTCTCGCTGGGCGCGGCGCTCGGCGCCGGGCTGGCCCTCGGTGCCGGCGCGACACTGCTTCCCGGCGCACCGGCGTCCGCCGCGCCGGGCCGGCCACGAACCGCCGGTGGGCTGCGGTACTGGCTGCCGGCGAACACCAGCAAGGTGCTGCGCGACGAGTCCCCCACCGGCGCGCCCGGGACGATCGAGCTCAGCGCCGCCGGCAACGAGTACGAGAGTGCCCAGCTGCTGCTGCGCGCCGCCGGCGACCCGCTGGAGGCCACCGTGTCGGTCAGCGGGTTGCGCGGGCCGCACGGCGCGCTGCCGGCCGACGCGGTGGAACTGTTCCGGCAGCACTACATCCAGGTGACCGCGCCGGAGAACACCCGCTACCCGGCCGGCTGGTACCCGGATGCACTGGTACCGCTGCGATCCGGCGGCACCGTGCCGGTCACCGCCGGGCAGAACCAGGGCCTGTGGCTGCGGGTGCGGGTGCCCGCCGGGCAGGCCGCCGGGCCGTACACGGGCGCGCTGAGCATCACCGCAGCCGGGACCACGCTGCGAATCCCGGTGCACCTGACGGTCCGCGACTTCGACCTGCCGGTCACCACGTCGGCGCCGACCGCGTTCACCATCTGGTACGACCAGGTCGCCTGGGCGCACGGCGTCACCGCCGGCACCGAGGAGTACGCGGCGCTGATGGACCGGTACTACTGGTTCCAGGTCGAGCAGCGGCTGTTCCCCGACGACCTGCCGATCGGCACCGACCTGGCGCCGGCCGAGTGGGCGGAGCGGGCCGAGCCGTACCTGACCGACGAGCGGGTCCGCTGCTTCCGGATCCCGTACTACGGCGGCGACATCCTCGGCAGGACCGCGCAGCTGGTCGGCATCCTGCGCGCGAAGGGGTTGCTGCACAAGGGTTTCTTCTACCTGGGTGGGCTGATCGACGAGCCGAAGCCGGCCGACTACGACCGGGTGCGCGAGCTGTGCCGGCAGGTCGAGCAGATCGCGCCGGAGGTGCCGCACGTGGTGACGACCACCCCGGTCGCCGCGCTCGCCGACGACGTGGCCACCTGGTGCGTGCCGTTCGGCCACTACGGGCAGCCGATGACCGACTGGGTGCGCTCCGCCGGCAAGCACGCCTGGTGGTACCCGCTGGTGGGCACGAGCTGGCCGCTGCCGAGCGTGTTCATCGACGACAGCCTGCTCGGTACCCGGCTGATCGGCTGGCTGCAGCACGACCTCGGCATCGAGGGGCTGCTCTACTGGTCGACGACGATCTTCGAGAAATGGAACGGCACGGCCTACGTCCCGCGCGACACCTGGGCCGACCCCACCGGGTACCCGAAGACCAACGGGGACGGGTTCCTGCTCTACCCGGGCAAGCAGGTCGGCATCGACGGGCCCGTCGGTACGCTGCGGGCCGAGGCGCTGCGCGACGGGCTGGAGGACCTGGAGTACCTGGTGCTGTGGGAGAGCCGGATCGCCGCGGTCACCGACCGGCTCGGCCTCGGCGACGCGCTGGACCACCGCGCGGTGACCCGGCCGGTGTTCGACCGGCTCTACACGGCGCTCAACGACTACACCGAGGATCCGGCCCGGCTCGCCGCCGCCCGGGACGAGGTCGCCGGGCAGATCGTCGACCTGGCCCGGGGCGTACCGGCGCTGGTGACGGTGCCGTCGGCGGTCGAACACGGCGTGCTGGTCGACGTGTACGCGGCGGCGACCACCCGGGTGCGGGTGAACGGCCGGCACGCGGTCCGGCACCGCGCCGCCGGGGACGCCGCGGTGTGGCGGGCCGCGCTGCCGCTGCCCGCGGGGGTGCACCAGCTCGACATCGAGCTCACCGACGGTGCGCGCCGCTCGCACCAGCACCGCCAGGTGCTCGTCGCGGCGCCCGAGCCGGCACTGCGGACGGTGCCGGTCAACGACTTCGAGACCGACGCCGACCTGACCCGGATGACGCTCAACCACGTCACGGTCACCCGCTCCGACCAGCACGCCACCAGCGGGTCGTGCAGCCTCGCCGCCACTTACCCGGCGAACGTCGCCTGGCCGGGCATCTCGTTCGACGCGGCGAAGCATCTCGGCGGCGCAGACTGGTCGGCCCACCACTACCTGGCGTTCGACGCGTACAACCCGAACGACGGGGTGCCGCCGGTGCTGTACGCGAAGTTCCACGGCGCCGACGGCAGCGCCGACGACAAGCATCCGGTCTGGTTCGCCCCCGGCGCCAACGAGATCCGGATCGACCTGCACCGGGTCACCATCGACCGCACCGCCGTCGGCCGGCTGGAACTGTACGGCTTCCAGTCCTTCGATCCGGTGCCGCTGTTCCTCGACAACCTCCGCTTCCTCGACGAGAGCTGA
- a CDS encoding ROK family transcriptional regulator: MAVQQGGGADLARLRRFNEQAVLTAVRAAGARRVAEIAADTGLSRASVEDVVRGLIERGWLAEQAPVAVGRGRPARRYRFRGEAGRLLGIDIGAYNIRAAVADLNGTVLASVRTASTPRSSRSRRLAALDAAVRDCLAAADTNPGAVWVTGVGTTGWVDRAGRVVLANAIPDWSGVDLAGHLSAALPGPVLVENDSKLAALAEQRRGAGRGVPDMVLLQAGRRTGIGLVIDGRLHRGAGGVAGDLSLLPTLKWESAVEFLRQCPLPPTGVLAGNRIDAVLAAAGAGDPAATRAVRRYVRTMAGAAAAAVAIVDPVALVLAGSLSRRGDVLLPPLVEELALLCLRPPEVRVSTLGADAVALGGVCLAQDRLESHLAGTDRPLAAPAAS, from the coding sequence ATGGCGGTGCAGCAGGGCGGCGGGGCGGATCTGGCGCGGTTGCGCCGGTTCAACGAGCAGGCGGTGCTGACCGCGGTGCGCGCCGCGGGCGCGCGCCGGGTCGCCGAGATCGCCGCCGACACCGGCCTGTCCCGCGCCTCGGTCGAGGACGTGGTGCGCGGCCTGATCGAACGCGGATGGCTGGCCGAGCAGGCACCGGTCGCGGTGGGCCGTGGCCGACCGGCCCGCCGGTACCGGTTCCGCGGCGAGGCCGGTCGGCTGCTCGGCATCGACATCGGCGCGTACAACATCCGCGCGGCGGTGGCCGACCTGAACGGCACCGTGCTCGCGAGCGTGCGGACGGCCTCGACCCCGCGGTCCAGCCGGTCGCGCCGGCTGGCGGCGCTCGACGCCGCGGTCCGCGACTGCCTCGCCGCGGCCGACACGAACCCCGGCGCTGTCTGGGTGACCGGGGTCGGCACCACCGGCTGGGTCGACCGGGCCGGTCGGGTGGTGCTCGCCAACGCCATCCCCGACTGGTCCGGCGTCGACCTGGCCGGGCACCTGTCGGCCGCGCTGCCCGGCCCGGTGCTGGTGGAGAACGACAGCAAGCTCGCCGCGCTGGCCGAGCAGCGCCGCGGCGCGGGCCGCGGGGTGCCCGACATGGTGCTGCTGCAGGCGGGCCGGCGCACCGGTATCGGCCTGGTCATCGACGGCCGGCTGCACCGCGGCGCCGGCGGGGTGGCCGGCGACCTGTCGCTGCTGCCGACGCTGAAGTGGGAGTCGGCGGTGGAGTTCCTGCGGCAGTGCCCGCTGCCGCCGACCGGCGTGCTGGCCGGCAACCGGATCGACGCGGTACTGGCGGCGGCCGGTGCCGGCGACCCCGCCGCGACGCGCGCGGTGCGCCGCTACGTGCGAACGATGGCGGGCGCGGCCGCCGCGGCGGTGGCGATCGTGGACCCGGTCGCGCTGGTACTGGCCGGATCGCTGTCGCGCCGCGGTGATGTGCTGCTGCCGCCGCTGGTCGAGGAGCTCGCGCTGCTGTGCCTGCGCCCGCCGGAAGTACGGGTGTCCACGCTCGGCGCCGACGCGGTGGCGCTGGGTGGGGTGTGTCTCGCGCAGGACCGGCTGGAGTCGCACCTGGCCGGCACCGACCGTCCGCTGGCCGCACCGGCCGCTTCTTGA
- a CDS encoding cupin domain-containing protein has product MSAHGQRPATAELLDLRPHPEGGWYRETWRSDVPVRPDGYPSERPAGTAIYFLLRPGERSRWHTVRSAELWLWHGGGPLELRLGGTGENPDASPRTVLLGGDLRRGQRPQAVVPPGCWQSANPAGPAETLVSCVVTPGFDFADFHLAP; this is encoded by the coding sequence GTGTCCGCTCACGGCCAACGACCGGCGACCGCCGAACTGCTCGACCTGCGCCCGCACCCGGAGGGCGGGTGGTACCGGGAGACCTGGCGCAGCGACGTGCCGGTGCGTCCGGACGGGTACCCCAGCGAGCGGCCGGCCGGCACCGCGATCTACTTCCTGCTGCGTCCGGGCGAGCGGTCCCGGTGGCACACGGTGCGCTCGGCCGAGCTGTGGCTGTGGCACGGCGGCGGCCCGCTGGAGCTGCGCCTCGGCGGCACCGGTGAGAACCCGGACGCCTCGCCGCGCACGGTGCTGTTGGGTGGTGACCTCCGGCGGGGGCAGCGACCGCAGGCGGTGGTGCCGCCGGGCTGCTGGCAGTCGGCCAACCCGGCCGGCCCGGCCGAGACCCTGGTCAGTTGCGTGGTCACCCCGGGCTTCGACTTCGCGGACTTCCACCTCGCGCCCTGA
- a CDS encoding FBP domain-containing protein, translating to MRPIAESDIRASFVNCTKGEAKRLALPRDLAAAPWDDLDFLGWQDGAAPDRAYLVAEFGDGPLGVALRRASGGAGRMRRTMCSLCLTTHTAGGVSLLTARRAGKAGQQGNSVGLYACSDLACSLYLRGKKEIWAAGKIQESLSVPEKVDRLTTNLTGFLSRTTA from the coding sequence ATGAGACCGATCGCCGAGAGTGACATTCGCGCCTCGTTCGTCAACTGCACCAAGGGCGAGGCGAAGCGGTTGGCCCTCCCTCGCGACCTCGCCGCCGCCCCGTGGGACGACCTGGACTTCCTCGGCTGGCAGGACGGGGCCGCACCCGACCGGGCGTACCTGGTGGCCGAGTTCGGCGACGGACCGCTCGGCGTGGCGCTGCGGCGCGCGAGCGGTGGCGCCGGCCGGATGCGGCGCACCATGTGCTCGCTGTGCCTGACCACGCACACCGCCGGCGGCGTGTCGTTGCTGACCGCGCGGCGGGCGGGCAAGGCCGGCCAGCAGGGCAACTCGGTCGGGTTGTACGCCTGCAGCGACCTCGCCTGCTCGCTCTACCTGCGCGGCAAGAAGGAGATCTGGGCGGCCGGCAAGATCCAGGAGTCGCTGAGCGTGCCGGAGAAGGTCGACCGGCTCACCACCAACCTGACCGGTTTCCTCTCCCGCACCACCGCCTAG
- the kdpF gene encoding K(+)-transporting ATPase subunit F has translation MIVVDVVGLVVVVALVGYLVAALLCPERFS, from the coding sequence GTGATCGTCGTCGACGTGGTGGGCCTGGTCGTCGTGGTGGCGCTGGTCGGGTACCTGGTGGCCGCCCTGCTGTGCCCGGAGCGTTTCTCGTGA
- the kdpA gene encoding potassium-transporting ATPase subunit KdpA has protein sequence MSDTGAGILFAASLVVALALVHRPLGDHLYRVVTGTRHLRVERLAYRLIGVRADGEQTWSAYARSVLAFAAASILFLYLMLRLQHQLLLSLGMPAVAPAGAWNTAVSFVTNTNWQWYSGESTLGYLVQMAGLAVQNFVSAATGIAVAVALVRGFARRRTDELGNFWVDLVRITVRILLPIAVLGAVVLVAGGAIQNLSAGTDVHTIAGGAQHLTGGPVASQEVIKELGTNGGGFYNANSAHPYENPTSWTNWVEIFLILLIAFSLPRTFGRMVGNRRQGYAIVAAMAVLAIGSVVLINVAEGMHPGTVPTAVGGATEGTETRFGVLNSATFGAATTLTSTGAVDSFHDSYTALGGGITIGNMLLGEVAPGGVGSGLYGMLILAVLTVFLAGLMVGRTPEYLGKKIGAREVKLASLYFLTVPALVLVGTAAALATASGRAGILNSGAHGLSEVLYAFASSANNNGSAFAGLSVGSSWYDTATGLAMLFGRFLPIVFVLALAGSLAKQSPVPESPGTLRTHQPLFVGMLVGVTVILVALTFLPALALGPLAEGVR, from the coding sequence GTGAGCGACACCGGTGCGGGCATCCTGTTCGCAGCTTCCCTGGTCGTCGCGCTGGCGCTGGTGCACCGGCCGCTCGGCGACCACCTGTACCGGGTGGTGACCGGCACCCGGCACCTGCGCGTCGAGCGCCTCGCGTACCGGCTGATCGGGGTGCGCGCCGACGGCGAGCAGACCTGGTCGGCGTACGCCCGCAGCGTGCTCGCGTTCGCCGCCGCCTCGATCCTGTTCCTGTACCTGATGCTGCGGCTGCAGCACCAGCTGCTGCTGTCGCTGGGCATGCCCGCCGTCGCACCCGCCGGCGCCTGGAACACCGCGGTCAGCTTCGTCACCAACACCAACTGGCAGTGGTACTCCGGCGAGTCGACGCTGGGCTACCTGGTGCAGATGGCCGGACTGGCGGTGCAGAACTTCGTGTCCGCCGCGACCGGGATCGCGGTGGCGGTGGCGCTGGTCCGCGGGTTCGCCCGCAGGCGCACCGACGAGCTGGGCAACTTCTGGGTCGACCTGGTGCGCATCACCGTCCGTATCCTGCTGCCCATCGCGGTGCTCGGCGCGGTCGTGCTCGTCGCCGGTGGTGCGATCCAGAACCTCTCCGCCGGTACCGACGTGCACACGATCGCCGGTGGCGCCCAGCACCTGACCGGCGGCCCGGTGGCGAGCCAGGAGGTCATCAAGGAGCTCGGCACCAACGGCGGCGGGTTCTACAACGCCAACTCGGCGCACCCGTACGAGAACCCGACGTCATGGACCAACTGGGTGGAGATCTTCCTGATCCTGCTGATCGCGTTCAGCCTGCCGCGCACGTTCGGTCGGATGGTCGGCAACCGCCGGCAGGGGTACGCGATCGTCGCGGCGATGGCGGTCCTCGCGATCGGCAGCGTGGTGCTGATCAACGTCGCCGAGGGCATGCACCCCGGTACGGTGCCGACCGCGGTCGGCGGTGCCACCGAGGGCACCGAGACCCGGTTCGGGGTGCTGAACTCGGCCACGTTCGGTGCGGCGACGACGCTCACCTCGACCGGTGCGGTCGACTCGTTCCACGACTCGTACACCGCGCTCGGCGGCGGGATCACGATCGGCAACATGCTGCTCGGTGAGGTCGCGCCGGGCGGCGTCGGCTCCGGCCTGTACGGGATGCTGATCCTCGCCGTGCTCACGGTGTTCCTGGCCGGGCTGATGGTCGGCCGCACCCCGGAGTACCTGGGCAAGAAGATCGGCGCCCGCGAGGTCAAGCTCGCCAGCCTGTACTTCCTGACCGTGCCGGCGCTGGTGCTGGTCGGCACCGCCGCTGCGCTCGCCACCGCCTCCGGCCGGGCCGGCATCCTCAACTCCGGCGCGCACGGGCTGTCCGAGGTGCTGTACGCGTTCGCCTCGTCGGCCAACAACAACGGCTCCGCGTTCGCCGGCCTGAGCGTCGGCAGCAGCTGGTACGACACCGCGACCGGGCTGGCGATGCTGTTCGGCCGGTTCCTGCCGATCGTGTTCGTGCTCGCGCTGGCCGGCTCGCTGGCGAAACAGTCCCCGGTACCGGAGTCGCCCGGCACGCTGCGCACCCACCAGCCGCTGTTCGTCGGGATGCTCGTCGGCGTCACGGTGATCCTGGTGGCGCTGACGTTCCTGCCGGCGCTCGCGCTCGGCCCGCTGGCCGAAGGTGTGCGATGA
- the kdpB gene encoding potassium-transporting ATPase subunit KdpB translates to MSVREVAVPAVTGPAPRVRAGGLLDRRQLLAALPQALRKLDPLTLWRNPVMLVVEVGSVFTTVLAAASPSVFGWAIAGWLWLTVLFANLAEAVAEGRGKAQADALRRAKTDTLARRLVDWSPGATDPAEQPVPAPQLARGDVVLVEAGQVIPGDGDVVEGIASVDESAVTGESAPVIRESGGDRCAVTGGTRVLSDRIVVRITQRPGDSFIDRMIGLVEGANRQKTPNEIALNILLATLTIVFLLAVATMQPMAVFARHAQAFAPDSATIDAHGVTGVVLVALVVCLIPTTIGALLSAIGIAGMDRLVQRNVLAMSGRAVEAAGDVDTLLLDKTGTITLGNRQASGFVAADGVSAAELADAAQLSSLADETPEGRSVVVHAKSEYGLRERAAGELTGAVWVPFTAQTRMSGVDLPAGTGTRQLRKGAAAAITDWVRAAGGAVPDRVAAIVDDVSAAGGTPLVVGELTGGVARVLGVIHLADVVKQGMAQRLDQLRRMGIRTVMITGDNPRTAAAIATQAGVDDFLAEATPEDKLALIRREQQGGRLVAMTGDGTNDAPALAQADVGVAMNTGTSAAKEAGNMVDLDSDPTKLIEVVAIGKQLLITRGALTTFSIANDIAKYFAIIPAIFAALYPGLDALNIMRLHSPTSAILSAVIFNALVIVALIPLALRGVRYRPANGASMLRRNLLVYGLGGIVAPFVGIKLIDLVIQFVPGIS, encoded by the coding sequence ATGTCCGTCCGTGAAGTCGCGGTACCGGCCGTCACCGGGCCGGCGCCACGGGTGCGGGCCGGTGGGCTGCTGGACCGCCGGCAACTGCTCGCCGCGCTGCCGCAGGCGTTGCGCAAGCTCGACCCGTTGACCCTGTGGCGCAACCCGGTGATGCTGGTCGTCGAGGTCGGCTCGGTGTTCACCACGGTGCTCGCCGCCGCGTCGCCGAGCGTGTTCGGGTGGGCGATCGCCGGCTGGCTGTGGCTGACCGTGCTGTTCGCGAACCTGGCCGAGGCGGTCGCCGAGGGCCGGGGCAAGGCGCAGGCCGACGCGCTGCGCCGGGCGAAGACCGACACCCTGGCCCGTCGGCTCGTCGACTGGAGCCCGGGTGCCACCGACCCTGCCGAGCAGCCGGTGCCGGCGCCGCAGCTGGCCCGCGGCGATGTGGTACTGGTCGAGGCCGGCCAGGTGATCCCCGGCGACGGCGACGTCGTCGAGGGCATCGCCAGCGTCGACGAGTCGGCCGTCACCGGCGAGTCGGCACCGGTGATCCGCGAGTCCGGCGGCGACCGGTGCGCGGTCACCGGCGGTACCCGGGTGCTGTCCGATCGGATCGTCGTGCGGATCACCCAGCGGCCCGGGGACAGCTTCATCGACCGGATGATCGGCCTGGTCGAGGGCGCGAACCGGCAGAAGACGCCGAACGAGATCGCGCTGAACATCCTGCTCGCCACGCTGACGATCGTGTTCCTGCTCGCGGTCGCGACCATGCAGCCGATGGCGGTCTTCGCCCGGCACGCGCAGGCGTTCGCACCCGACAGTGCGACCATCGACGCGCACGGCGTGACCGGGGTCGTCCTGGTGGCGCTGGTGGTGTGCCTGATCCCGACCACGATCGGCGCGCTGCTGTCCGCGATCGGCATCGCCGGAATGGACCGGCTGGTGCAGCGCAACGTGCTCGCGATGAGCGGCCGGGCAGTCGAGGCCGCCGGCGACGTGGACACGCTGCTGCTGGACAAGACCGGCACCATCACGCTGGGCAACCGGCAGGCGAGCGGCTTCGTGGCGGCCGACGGGGTGTCGGCGGCCGAGCTGGCCGACGCCGCACAGCTGTCCAGCCTCGCCGACGAGACGCCCGAGGGCAGGTCGGTGGTGGTGCACGCGAAGAGCGAGTACGGGCTGCGCGAGCGCGCGGCCGGCGAGCTCACCGGCGCGGTGTGGGTGCCGTTCACCGCGCAGACCCGGATGTCCGGCGTCGACCTGCCGGCCGGCACCGGTACCCGGCAGCTACGCAAGGGCGCCGCCGCCGCGATCACCGACTGGGTACGCGCCGCCGGCGGTGCGGTGCCGGACCGCGTCGCCGCGATCGTCGACGACGTCTCCGCCGCCGGCGGTACCCCGCTGGTGGTGGGGGAGCTGACCGGCGGTGTCGCCCGGGTGCTCGGCGTGATCCATCTCGCCGACGTGGTCAAACAGGGGATGGCGCAACGGTTAGACCAGCTGCGCCGGATGGGCATCCGGACCGTGATGATCACCGGTGACAACCCGCGTACCGCGGCCGCGATCGCCACGCAGGCCGGGGTGGACGACTTCCTCGCCGAGGCGACGCCGGAGGACAAGCTCGCGCTGATCCGGCGTGAGCAGCAGGGCGGTCGGCTCGTCGCGATGACCGGCGACGGTACCAACGACGCGCCGGCGCTGGCCCAGGCCGACGTCGGGGTGGCGATGAACACCGGTACCTCGGCGGCCAAGGAGGCCGGCAACATGGTCGACCTGGACTCCGACCCGACCAAGCTGATCGAGGTCGTGGCGATCGGCAAGCAGCTGCTGATCACCCGCGGCGCGCTCACCACGTTCTCGATCGCGAACGACATCGCCAAGTACTTCGCGATCATCCCGGCGATCTTCGCCGCGCTCTACCCGGGGCTGGACGCGCTGAACATCATGCGGCTGCACAGTCCGACCTCGGCGATCCTGTCCGCGGTGATCTTCAACGCGCTCGTCATCGTGGCGCTGATCCCGCTGGCGCTGCGCGGGGTGCGCTACCGGCCCGCCAACGGGGCGTCGATGTTGCGACGCAACCTGCTGGTCTACGGCCTCGGCGGGATCGTCGCGCCGTTCGTCGGGATCAAGCTCATCGACCTTGTCATCCAGTTCGTTCCGGGGATCTCGTGA
- a CDS encoding potassium-transporting ATPase subunit C produces the protein MRVPSWIRAHVAALRAVLVLTVLTGVAYPLLVTGLVQLPGLRDAANGSLLRQDGRAVGSSLIGQSFTDAHGRPLVQYFQSRPSAGGYDPTATGASNLGPESVVDTLRNPADKHDTGTPSLLSQVCARSLAVGRLEHVDGARPYCTSTGVGAVLGVFRTHGDSGAVTRVVSLDQQCPATPFLTRYHGVRVACARYGADYSRAVVTPVRGDAPAHPAVPAEAVTASGSGLDPQISTRYAELQVPRIARERHVAPATVRALVDRYTTGRALGFMGESAVDVVELNHALDAKYPYRQ, from the coding sequence ATGCGTGTACCGTCCTGGATCAGAGCGCATGTCGCCGCGTTGCGCGCCGTGCTCGTGCTGACCGTCCTCACCGGCGTCGCCTACCCGCTGCTGGTCACCGGCCTCGTGCAACTGCCCGGCCTGCGGGACGCCGCGAACGGGTCGCTGCTCCGGCAGGACGGCCGTGCCGTCGGCAGCTCGCTGATCGGCCAGTCGTTCACCGACGCGCACGGCCGGCCGCTGGTGCAGTACTTCCAGTCCCGGCCGTCGGCCGGCGGCTACGACCCGACCGCGACCGGCGCGTCCAACCTGGGGCCGGAGAGCGTGGTCGACACCTTGCGCAACCCGGCCGACAAGCACGATACCGGTACGCCCAGCCTGCTCAGCCAGGTCTGCGCGCGCAGCCTCGCCGTGGGGCGGCTGGAGCACGTGGACGGCGCCCGGCCGTACTGCACCTCCACCGGGGTCGGCGCGGTGCTCGGGGTCTTCCGTACGCACGGTGACAGCGGCGCGGTCACCCGGGTGGTCAGCCTCGACCAGCAGTGCCCGGCGACCCCGTTCCTGACCCGGTACCACGGGGTGCGGGTGGCGTGTGCCCGGTACGGCGCCGACTACTCCCGCGCGGTGGTCACGCCGGTCCGGGGCGACGCTCCGGCGCACCCCGCGGTACCGGCGGAGGCCGTCACCGCCAGCGGCAGCGGCCTGGACCCGCAGATCAGCACCCGGTACGCGGAGCTGCAGGTGCCCCGGATCGCCCGCGAGCGGCACGTCGCCCCGGCCACCGTCAGGGCGCTGGTCGACCGGTACACCACCGGGCGGGCGCTGGGGTTCATGGGCGAGTCGGCGGTCGACGTGGTTGAGCTCAACCACGCACTAGACGCGAAGTACCCTTACCGACAGTGA